From a single Sediminibacterium sp. KACHI17 genomic region:
- a CDS encoding carboxypeptidase, whose amino-acid sequence MKKILLGCIALSIATGLIAQRPTGPTTGTPAATPAASAADPKSASFNIPFNPDATVTSEHEATIKGVRIPYKATVGTMPVWDKDGKIEAGVFFTYYERTDIKDKSTRPLLISFNGGPGTAALWMQIGYTGPRILNIDDEGYPIQPYGMKDNPHSVLDVCDIVYVDPVNTGFSRPISKDIPTTRFFGVRADVQYLAEWINTFVTRMNRWASPKYLIGESYGTTRVSGLALELQNAHWMFLNGVILVSPTTLGIERSPREAAALRLPYYAATAWYHKKLPSDLQKKDLTDMLPEVEAFTMNELIPAINKGWLLGDAKRKEIAAKMSRYSGIDEKVILQNNLDVSTNLFWKELLREEGFTVGRLDSRYKGIDKKDAGESPDYNSELLSWEHSFTPAINMYLREELKYKTDQRYYVFGPVNPWDRTNDRTGDNLRTAMAENPFLHVLVQSGYYDGACDYFNAQYNLWQMDPSGRLKDRMSWEGYRSGHMMYLRKEDLEKSNDNLRKFIKRTIPKPGQPAKY is encoded by the coding sequence ATGAAAAAGATCTTACTCGGCTGTATTGCTTTAAGCATTGCAACCGGACTTATTGCACAGCGTCCAACAGGACCTACTACTGGTACTCCTGCAGCAACACCTGCAGCTAGTGCTGCTGATCCAAAATCTGCATCCTTTAATATTCCATTCAATCCGGATGCTACAGTCACTTCAGAACATGAAGCCACTATCAAAGGTGTTCGTATTCCTTATAAAGCAACCGTTGGAACCATGCCCGTTTGGGATAAAGATGGTAAAATTGAAGCAGGAGTATTCTTTACCTACTATGAAAGAACCGATATAAAAGATAAATCAACAAGACCCCTACTGATCTCATTCAATGGAGGGCCCGGTACTGCTGCATTGTGGATGCAGATCGGTTATACCGGACCACGCATCTTAAATATCGATGATGAAGGATATCCAATTCAGCCTTATGGCATGAAAGACAATCCGCATTCTGTTTTGGATGTATGTGATATCGTATATGTAGATCCGGTGAATACTGGTTTCTCTCGTCCGATCAGCAAAGACATTCCTACTACCAGATTCTTTGGTGTTCGTGCAGATGTGCAATACCTCGCTGAATGGATCAACACTTTTGTTACACGTATGAACAGATGGGCATCCCCTAAATACCTGATCGGGGAAAGCTATGGTACCACGCGAGTTTCCGGACTAGCACTCGAATTACAGAACGCACACTGGATGTTCCTCAATGGTGTCATCTTGGTTTCTCCTACCACATTGGGTATTGAAAGAAGTCCGAGAGAAGCTGCTGCTTTACGTTTACCTTATTATGCAGCAACTGCCTGGTACCACAAAAAATTACCTTCTGACCTGCAGAAAAAAGACCTGACAGATATGCTGCCCGAGGTAGAAGCATTTACGATGAATGAACTGATTCCTGCCATTAATAAAGGATGGTTATTGGGTGATGCAAAAAGAAAAGAGATCGCAGCAAAAATGTCGCGCTATTCAGGCATTGATGAAAAAGTGATCTTACAAAACAACCTAGATGTTTCCACCAACTTATTCTGGAAGGAACTGTTACGTGAAGAAGGTTTTACTGTCGGACGTCTTGACTCACGCTATAAAGGCATTGATAAAAAAGATGCAGGAGAATCTCCTGATTACAATTCAGAATTATTATCATGGGAGCATTCTTTTACTCCTGCTATTAATATGTACCTACGTGAAGAACTGAAATACAAAACAGACCAGCGCTATTATGTATTCGGACCGGTAAACCCTTGGGATCGCACCAACGATCGAACAGGTGATAACCTTCGTACCGCTATGGCCGAGAATCCTTTCTTACATGTACTTGTGCAATCTGGTTACTATGATGGCGCCTGCGATTACTTCAATGCACAATACAATCTTTGGCAAATGGATCCAAGCGGACGCTTGAAAGATCGCATGAGCTGGGAAGGTTACCGCAGCGGACATATGATGTATCTGCGTAAAGAAGATCTGGAAAAGAGTAATGATAACCTTAGGAAGTTCATTAAAAGAACCATCCCTAAGCCAGGACAACCTGCAAAATATTAA
- a CDS encoding CHRD domain-containing protein: protein MRKINLFALTVLLATTVISCKKDEMAPAATVTKEITVLLSAANENPQPAGRTETGSASIKLYSDQSMTVDITVNGLASGDNITAGHFHVGDPVTNGGVVVDLNPTIMGNMVKAKLTNVRSSFIDTLMNGTADIYLNVHSSQVPAGIIRGQVFNAVTFASSVALSGMNEVPAVNTTATGTALLRITTDNKLYSKVTVTNVEAGDALTAGHIHTGAAGTNGGVLLGLCSSAADFGVTKIFTPTAAILTAIKTDALYVNVHSTNRPSGIVRGQIR from the coding sequence ATGAGAAAAATTAATTTATTCGCCTTAACTGTATTGTTAGCGACCACGGTGATTTCATGTAAAAAAGATGAAATGGCACCGGCTGCAACAGTAACAAAAGAAATCACTGTTTTATTATCAGCTGCTAATGAAAACCCTCAACCAGCTGGTAGAACTGAAACAGGCTCAGCTTCCATCAAACTCTATAGTGATCAGTCTATGACAGTAGATATTACGGTAAACGGACTTGCTTCCGGTGATAATATCACTGCAGGGCATTTTCACGTGGGTGATCCTGTAACCAATGGTGGTGTAGTTGTAGATTTAAACCCAACCATTATGGGTAATATGGTAAAAGCTAAATTGACCAATGTTCGCAGCTCTTTCATTGATACTTTGATGAACGGAACTGCTGATATCTACCTCAATGTTCACTCATCTCAAGTTCCTGCTGGAATCATCAGAGGTCAGGTATTCAATGCTGTAACTTTTGCTTCCAGTGTTGCATTATCAGGAATGAACGAAGTTCCTGCAGTTAATACCACTGCTACCGGCACTGCATTATTGCGCATCACTACTGATAATAAACTTTACAGCAAAGTCACAGTTACAAATGTTGAAGCAGGAGATGCATTGACAGCCGGACATATTCACACTGGTGCTGCTGGAACCAATGGAGGAGTACTGTTAGGACTATGTTCTAGTGCAGCAGACTTTGGTGTAACAAAAATATTTACGCCAACAGCCGCTATTTTAACCGCTATCAAGACTGATGCATTGTATGTGAATGTGCACTCTACGAACAGACCATCAGGTATTGTACGAGGACAAATTCGTTAA